From a single Mustelus asterias unplaced genomic scaffold, sMusAst1.hap1.1 HAP1_SCAFFOLD_85, whole genome shotgun sequence genomic region:
- the LOC144483953 gene encoding uncharacterized protein LOC144483953 — protein MEGKTTIHNGAKLYTCSVCGQGFRQSSGLSRHKCSHTEEKPWKCGEGFRDLSELEIHQYSNTGERLFTCSECGRGFTQSSTLLTHQRVHTGERPFICSECGKGFTQSSNLLTHQRTHTGEKPFTCSECGMRFTQSFNLLRHQRVHKGERPFTCSECGKGFTQSSTLQTHQRVHTEERPFKCPECGKCYKSLKEVMFHQRVHTEERPFKCPDCEKCYRGSRELMFHQRVHTDERPFRCSHCGTGFRWSSQLTEHQRIHTGERPFTCTDCGKGFTRTSHLMAHQQVHTDERPFKCPDCGKCCKSSSNLVSHQRVHSEERPFKCPDCGKCYKSCSDLMSHQRGHTDERPFKCTHCGTGFRRPSQLTVHQRIHTGERPFTCSKCGKGFTQKYNLLSHQRVDK, from the coding sequence ATGGAAGGGAAAACCACCATTCACAATGGGgcaaaactgtacacgtgttctgtgtgtggacaaggattcagacaatcatctggcctgtcaagacacaagtgcagtcacactgaggagaaaccgtggaaatgtggggaaggattcagagacctgtctgagctggaaattcaccaatacagtaacactggggagaggctgttcacctgctctgagtgtgggagaggattcactcagtcatccaccctgctgacacaccagcgagttcacactggagagaggccatttatctgctccgagtgtggaaagggattcactcaatcatctaacctgctgacacaccagcgcactcacactggggagaagccattcacctgctctgaatgtgggatgcGATTCACGcagtcattcaacctgctgagacaccagcgggttcacaagggagagagaccattcacctgctccgagtgtgggaagggattcactcagtcatctacactgcagacacaccagcgagttcacacagaggagagaccatttaaatgtccagaatgtggcaagtgctataaaagtttaaaggaagtgatgttccatcaacgtgttcacactgaggagagaccatttaaatgcccagactgcgaGAAGTGTTATAGAGGTTCCAGAGAACTAATgttccatcaacgtgttcacactgatgagagaccgttcaggtgctctcactgcgggactgggttcaggtggtcatctcaactcactgaacaccagcgaattcacactggggagcggccgttcacctgcaccgactgtgggaagggattcactcggacaTCACACCTCAtggcacatcagcaagttcacaccgatgagagaccgtttaaatgtccAGATTGCGGGAAGTGCTGTAAAAGTTCCAGCAATCtagtgtcccatcaacgtgttcacagtgaggagagaccttttaaatgtccagactgcgggaaATGCTATAAAAGCTGCAGCGATCTGATGTCTCATCAACGtggtcacactgatgagagaccgttcaagtgcactcactgcgggactgggttcaggcgaccatcccaactcactgtccaccagcgaattcacactggggagaggccgttcacctgctccaaatgtggaaagggattcactcagaaaTACAACCTGTTGAGCCATCAGCGAGTTGACAAGTGA